The Miscanthus floridulus cultivar M001 chromosome 7, ASM1932011v1, whole genome shotgun sequence genome includes a region encoding these proteins:
- the LOC136464307 gene encoding adenylyltransferase and sulfurtransferase MOCS3-1-like produces MGGGGGGGGGSGSRREAIERELKKLRAEREDLDGRIRLLESELEAVPAGVSSAAAGKGVGDGSCGGSVACQSRVGNGFAPDGGLPADMIYRYSRHLLLPDFGVEGQRKLSQSSILVIGAGGLGSPVALYLAACGVGCLGIVDGDDVELNNLHRQIIHKEAYVGQPKVKSAADACCEINSSIKVVEHHHTLKPCNALEIVRKYDIVVDATDNLPTRYMISDCCVLLNKPLVSGAALGFEGQLTVYHHNESPCYRCLFPSPPPVAACQRCSDSGVLGVVPGVIGCLQALEAIKVAIGVGEPLCGRMLLFDALSARIRIVKLRRSSPDCTHCGKNSFFTEQDFQKFDYENFTQSPMSDKAAPSVNLLPESARITCRDYKKLVDNSEPHLLLDVRPAHHFQIASISPSLNIPLSMLEEKLPTLETSLKETGEASTLVVLCRRGNDSQRAVKLLHEKGFASAKDIIGGLQAWERDVNPDFPVY; encoded by the exons atgggcggcggcggcggcggcggcggcggcagcggcagcaggagGGAGGCGATAGAGCGGGAGCTGAAGAAGCTTCGGGCAGAGCGGGAGGACCTCGACGGCCGGATACGGCTGCTGGAATCGGAGCTCGAGGCGGTGCCTGCGGGAGTCAGCAGTGCGGCGGCGGGGAAAGGAGTAGGGGACGGTTCGTGCGGCGGAAGTGTCGCGTGCCAGAGCCGCGTGGGCAACGGGTTTGCGCCGGACGGTGGCCTCCCGGCGGATATGATCTACCGGTACAGCCGCCACCTCCTTCTCCCGGACTTCGGGGTTGAAG GCCAGCGGAAGCTTTCACAATCGTCGATTTTAGTGATTGGGGCTGGAGGTTTGGGCTCTCCCGTGGCGTTGTATCTAGCAGCTTGTGGCGTCG GTTGCTTGGGCATTGTGGATGGTGATGATGTTGAACTGAATAACCTTCATCGACAG AtaattcataaagaagcatatgTTGGACAACCAAAAGTGAAGTCAGCAGCTGATGCTTGCTGTGA GATTAATTCCTCTATCAAGGTAGTAGAGCACCATCATACTCTGAAGCCATGCAATGCTTTGGAGATTGTGCGGAA ATATGATATAGTTGTTGATGCAACTGACAACCTTCCTACTAGGTATATGATCAGTGATTGTTGTGTTCTGCTGAACAAG CCACTTGTATCTGGTGCGGCATTAGGTTTTGAAGGGCAG TTGACTGTTTATCATCATAATGAAAGTCCATGCTATCGGTGCCTCTTTCCAAGTCCACCACCTGTTGCAGCCTGCCAGAGATGCTCAGACAGTGGTGTTCTTGGGGTTG TTCCGGGAGTGATTGGTTGCTTACAAGCTCTGGAGGCTATAAAGGTTGCAATTGGTGTTGGTGAACCCCTATGCGGAAGAATGCTACTATTTGACGCACTCTCTGCTCGTATTAGAATT GTTAAGCTTCGTCGAAGCTCTCCAGATTGCACCCATTGTGGCAAAAATTCCTTTTTCACAGAACAAGATTTTCAGAAGTTTGACTATGAGAACTTCACTCAATCACCAATGTCTGATAAG GCAGCACCAAGTGTGAACCTACTCCCAGAGAGCGCCCGAATCACTTGCAGAGATTACAAAAAACTGGTTGACAATAGTGAACCTCATCTATTATTGGACGTACGACCCGCACATCACTTCCAAATAGCTTCGATTTCTCCTTCTCTGAACATCCCGCTCTCCATGTTGGAAGAGAAGCTACCTACACTTGAAACCTCACTGAAGGAAACAGGAGAGGCATCAACCTTGGTTGTCCTGTGTAGAAGAGGCAATGACTCTCAGAGAGCCGTCAAGCTTCTCCACGAGAAGGGATTTGCTTCTGCGAAGGATATCATCGGTGGGCTGCAGGCGTGGGAACGAGATGTTAATCCTGATTTCCCTGTGTACTAG
- the LOC136464303 gene encoding cation/H(+) antiporter 15-like isoform X1 — protein MDGEAKCSVNVAEGAYIMASIMVVSGIMVTILVLSGIFHSVLRRLGQPSVISHILAGIVVGPTVLGRAINLRQLGMRDAGDALGGTIRFVRMVFMFFIGLELDLRYLRRNLRRSLVVACGGSGICFVLAVLAGPFSYGFLHPGQGHFQPSNIYASTVLFAIVLTSTASPVLIRIVTELKLTGSETGQIAIGAAFANDMASLTALSVIIVTHTMYGKVPKEKESSLPAKAAVVAWMALTVWMAVNLAAWVARMLNRLKHGRQYISKYELCGMLLLVVGLSMLEQIMGYSASMMAFLIGLAMPREGPTARTLMDRLAYPVHQLFMPLCFGAIGARLDFAKIGNFTVVQLIVAITFTTLLSMAGKVAGTVLAGRALGITTREAVVLGALLNVKGYSDILAINFGNKINVWGETMQVVLLISSIINTFMAGPASAAIVRQQRRASHYRSRCLEDLSVDHELRMLVCIHDATSVYSMLTLSDLSKGRAPVAVYLLHLVELVTSHKYAITQQLYHARDSGQDEDEWGYAREIEQVASAVATFTYDNAILVRQMTAISNLGSMDTDVRNCVEDARASLVIMPFHKEQRYDGRMVCRHEGRRQLNQRILHRAPCTVGILVERCFANEVMEENHQVVVLFLGGADDREAVSYAIRLAVQPSVIVTVCRFLLPSGRGLSGNPKVMEEAMEDEEFMADLYARFVAPGHVSYMEKYVSNGAETVNALSSMVGTCSLFVVGKGDRAHGSRGMMTSDMGDWDEECQELGPIGELMSSDDLVGCGSVLVLQQHNKHKMKTWNKDNQQQQCHQAQDHQASVVDADVVVDIIGSFSSTSSSSYYSQQAN, from the exons ATGGATGGCGAAGCCAAATGCTCTGTCAATGTCGCCGAGGGCGCCTACATCATGGCCAGCATCATGGTCGTCTCTGGCATCATGGTCACCATCCTCGTGCTCTCCGGCATCTTTCATTCTGTGCTCCGACGTCTTGGACAACCCAGCGTTATCTCCCACATCCTG GCAGGCATCGTGGTTGGTCCGACGGTGCTTGGTCGTGCCATAAACCTCCGGCAGCTGGGCATGCGCGACGCCGGCGACGCGCTTGGCGGCACAATTCGCTTCGTTCGCATGGTGTTCATGTTCTTCATCGGCCTCGAGTTGGACCTGCGCTACCTGCGCCGCAACCTACGTCGCTCGCTAGTTGTGGCCTGTGGTGGCTCTGGGATCTGCTTCGTCCTCGCCGTGCTGGCCGGGCCCTTCTCCTATGGCTTCCTGCACCCAGGGCAGGGCCACTTCCAGCCCAGCAACATCTATGCCTCCACCGTGCTCTTCGCGATCGTGCTCACCAGCACCGCCTCACCCGTCCTCATCCGCATCGTCACCGAGCTCAAGCTGACCGGTTCCGAGACCGGACAGATCGCCATCGGCGCCGCCTTCGCCAACGACATGGCCAGCCTCACCGCTCTAAGCGTCATCATTGTCACCCACACCATGTATGGCAAGGTGCCCAAGGAGAAGGAGTCCTCGCTGCCAGCCAAGGCCGCGGTGGTGGCGTGGATGGCACTGACGGTGTGGATGGCCGTGAACCTTGCGGCGTGGGTGGCGCGCATGCTCAACCGGCTCAAGCATGGGAGGCAGTACATCAGCAAGTACGAGCTATGTGGTATGCTGCTCCTTGTTGTGGGCCTCTCAATGCTAGAGCAGATCATGGGCTACAGCGCCTCCATGATGGCCTTCCTCATCGGCCTTGCCATGCCACGCGAGGGCCCAACTGCGCGGACGCTAATGGACCGCCTCGCCTACCCTGTGCACCAGCTCTTCATGCCACTCTGCTTTGGGGCCATCGGTGCTCGCCTCGACTTCGCCAAGATTGGGAACTTCACGGTGGTCCAGCTCATCGTGGCCATTACCTTCACCACATTGTTGAGCATGGCGGGGAAGGTGGCCGGCACTGTGCTGGCAGGGCGGGCATTGGGCATCACCACCCGAGAGGCCGTCGTGCTGGGTGCACTGCTCAACGTCAAGGGCTACTCGGATATCCTCGCCATCAACTTTGGGAATAAGATCAATGTATGGGGAGAGACCATGCAGGTGGTGCTTCTCATATCGTCCATCATCAACACATTCATGGCCGGGCCTGCGTCCGCCGCCATCGTTCGCCAGCAGCGTCGCGCCTCCCACTATCGCTCGCGCTGCCTCGAGGACCTTAGCGTGGACCACGAGCTCCGCATGCTCGTATGCATCCACGACGCCACTAGCGTCTACTCGATGCTCACGCTTAGTGACCTCTCCAAGGGTAGGGCACCGGTCGCCGTGTACCTATTGCACCTTGTCGAGCTCGTGACATCGCACAAGTACGCCATCACGCAGCAGCTGTACCATGCCCGAGACAGTGGCCAGGATGAAGACGAGTGGGGCTACGCGCGTGAGATCGAGCAGGTGGCCTCCGCCGTGGCGACCTTCACCTATGACAATGCCATCCTTGTGCGGCAGATGACGGCCATATCCAACTTGGGTTCCATGGATACAGATGTGCGCAACTGTGTGGAGGATGCGCGTGCGTCGCTAGTGATCATGCCCTTCCACAAGGAGCAACGCTACGATGGACGCATGGTGTGCCGGCATGAGGGGCGGCGCCAACTGAACCAACGGATCCTGCATAGGGCTCCTTGCACGGTGGGGATCCTTGTGGAGCGCTGTTTTGCTAATGAGGTCATGGAAGAGAATCATCAGGTGGTGGTGTTGTTCCTGGGCGGTGCTGATGACAGGGAGGCAGTGTCATATGCAATACGGCTGGCAGTGCAACCATCAGTGATAGTGACTGTGTGCAGGTTCCTTCTTCCAAGCGGAAGGGGTTTATCGGGCAACCCGAAGGTGATGgaggaggccatggaagatgaggaATTCATGGCAGACCTATACGCGAGGTTTGTGGCACCAGGTCACGTATCATACATGGAGAAGTACGTGAGCAATGGCGCGGAGACAGTAAACGCGCTTAGCTCCATGGTGGGTACATGCTCACTCTTCGTCGTGGGAAAGGGCGATAGGGCCCATGGCAGCAGAGGCATGATGACAAGTGACATGGGGGACTGGGATGAAGAATGCCAGGAGCTAGGGCCCATTGGTGAGCTCATGTCCTCGGACGACTTGGTAGGTTGTGGTTCTGTTCTAGTGCTGCAGCAGCataacaagcacaagatgaagacaTGGAACAAGGACAACCAACAACAACAATGTCATCAAGCTCAGGACCACCAAGCTAGTGTAGTCGATGCCGATGTTGTTGTTGACATCATTGGATCCTTCTCCAGCACAAGTAGTAGTAGTTATTATTCACAGCAAGCAAATTGA
- the LOC136464304 gene encoding cysteine-rich receptor-like protein kinase 10 produces the protein MEEHMAGPLNRLRHRRLMDIAPASASDSGHSGSNGMTIMVSILAVVIVCTLFYCVYCWRWRKRNAVRRAQIESLRPLSNSDLPLMDLSSIHEATNSFSKENKLGEGGFGPVYRGVMGGGAEIAVKRLSARSRQGAAEFRNEVELIAKLQHRNLVRLLGCCVERDEKMLVYEYLPNRSLDSFLFDTRKSGQLDWKTRQSIILGIARGMLYLHEDSCLKVIHRDLKASNVLLDNKMNPKISDFGMAKIFEEEGNEVNTGHVVGTYGYMAPEYAMEGVFSVKSDVFSFGVLVLEILSGQRNGSMYLQEHQHTLIQDAWKLWSEDRAADFMDASLAGSYSRDEAWRCFHVGLLCVQEDPDLRPTMSNVVLMLISDQTQMPAPAQPPLFARPSKKASVSDFSLAMKTETTKTQSVNEVSISMMEPR, from the exons ATGGAGGAACATATGGCTGGGCCGCTGAACCGCCTCCGACATCGCCGGCTGATGGACATAGCACCTGCAAGCGCAAGCGATTCAG GGCATTCCGGCTCCAATGGGATGACCATCATGGTGTCGATTCTGGCGGTGGTCATCGTCTGCACTCTCTTCTACTGCGTCTACTGCTGGAGATGGAGGAAGCGCAACG CTGTCAGGAGAGCTCAGATAGAGAGCCTGAGGCCGCTGTCCAACTCAGACCTGCCGCTCATGGACCTGTCCTCCATCCATGAGGCCACCAACAGCTTCTCCAAGGAGAACAAGCTCGGCGAAGGCGGTTTCGGGCCCGTCTATAGG GGTGTGATGGGCGGCGGTGCGGAGATCGCGGTGAAGCGGCTGTCGGCGAGGTCCCGGCAGGGCGCTGCGGAGTTCCGGAACGAGGTGGAGCTGATCGCCAAGCTGCAGCACCGGAACCTGGTCCGCCTGCTGGGCTGCTGCGTCGAGAGGGACGAGAAGATGCTCGTCTACGAGTACCTCCCCAACCGAAGCCTCGACTCCTTCCTCTTCG ATACGAGGAAGAGTGGGCAATTGGACTGGAAGACGAGGCAGAGCATCATCCTGGGGATCGCCCGCGGCATGCTGTACCTGCACGAGGACTCGTGCCTCAAGGTCATCCACAGGGACCTCAAGGCCAGCAACGTGCTCCTGGACAACAAGATGAACCCTAAGATCTCTGACTTCGGCATGGCCAAGATCTTCGAGGAGGAGGGCAACGAGGTTAACACGGGCCACGTGGTTGGCACCTA CGGGTACATGGCTCCGGAATACGCGATGGAGGGCGTTTTCTCGGTGAAATCAGACGTTTTCAGCTTCGGGGTCCTGGTGCTTGAGATCCTCAGCGGGCAGCGGAACGGCTCCATGTACCTCCAGGAGCACCAGCACACCCTGATCCAAGACGCCTGGAAGCTGTGGAGCGAGGACAGGGCGGCGGATTTCATGGACGCGTCGCTGGCGGGGTCGTACTCGAGGGACGAGGCGTGGcggtgcttccacgtcgggctgctGTGCGTGCAGGAGGACCCGGACCTCCGGCCCACCATGTCCAACGTGGTGCTCATGCTCATCAGCGACCAGACGCAGATGCCGGCGCCCGCGCAGCCGCCGCTGTTCGCCAGGCCCAGCAAGAAGGCGTCCGTGTCCGATTTCTCGCTGGCCATGAAGACGGAGACCACCAAGACGCAGTCCGTCAATGAAGTGTCCATCTCCATGATGGAGCCACGATGA
- the LOC136464306 gene encoding zinc finger CCCH domain-containing protein 40-like, producing the protein MAHRLLRDAQADGWERSDFPIICESCLGDNPYVRMLRAEYDKECKICARPFTVFRWRPGRDARYKKTEICQTCCKLKNVCQVCLLDLEYGLPVQVRDTALAINSNDAIPRSDVNREYFAEEHDRRARAGIDYDSSYGKARPNDTILKLQRTAPYYKRNRAHVCSFFVRGECTRGAECPYRHEMPETGELSQQNIKDRYYGVNDPVAQKLLSKAGEMPSLTPPDDETIRTLYIGGLDSRITEQDLRDQFYAHGEIESIRMVLQRAIAFVTYTTREGAEKAAEELANKLVIKGVRLKLMWGKPQAPKPEEDESGRQGQISHGGLLPRAVISQQQSGDQPQPPGMEGQQQQAAQASYYFNIPAPPAAERTLYPSMDPQRMGAIVKSQDGEGKPGLQQAGQAQSSSSSAQGGYPAPPPYYHGQYPPYYPPPPPYGGYMPPLRMPYPPQYPPYQPMLAQPAQAQASSSQQPPQAGAGQLPPHGPSAQQPPHGPPAQQQPQQPIQN; encoded by the exons atggCGCATCGGCTGCTGCGGGACGCGCAGGCGGACGGGTGGGAGCGGTCGGACTTCCCCATCATCTGCGAGTCATGCCTCGGCGACAACCCCTACGTCCGGATG TTAAGAGCTGAGTATGACAAAGAGTGCAAAATTTGTGCACGTCCTTTTACTGTCTTTCGGTGGCGTCCTGGTCGAGATGCAAGGTACAAGAAGACTGAGATTTGCCAGACATGTTGCAAGCTAAAGAATGTCTGCCAGGTCTGCCTGCTGGATCTTGAATATGGTCTGCCTGTTCAGGTCCGGGATACAGCACTCGCTATCAATTCTAATGATGCAATTCCAAGGAGTGATGTCAATCGCGAATATTTTGCAGAAGAGCATGATAGGAGG GCCAGAGCTGGCATAGACTATGATTCTTCCTATGGGAAGGCTCGTCCAAATGATACCATTCTGAAGCTTCAGAGGACAGCACCATATTACAAGAGGAACAGAGCTCATGTTTGTAGTTTCTTTGTGCGTGGTGAATGTACAAGAGGAGCTGAGTGCCCTTATCGTCATGAGATGCCTGAAACTGGGGAGTTATCTCAGCAGAACATTAAAGATCGCTACTATGG AGTTAATGACCCAGTTGCACAGAAACTTTTGAGCAAGGCAGGTGAGATGCCATCCCTGACACCGCCAGATGATGAGACTATAAGGACCCTCTACATTGGTGGACTCGATAGCAGAATAACTGAGCAGGATTTGAGGGATCAATTTTATGCCCATGGTGAGATTGAGTCCATAAGGATGGTACTTCAACGTGCAATCGCATTTGTGACATATACTACAAGAGAAGGCGCAGAGAAGGCTGCAGAGGAGCTTGCTAACAAGCTAGTCATCAAGGGTGTGCGCCTGAAGCTGATGTGGGGCAAGCCTCAGGCTCCAAAACCTGAGGAGGATGAGTCTGGGAGGCAGGGACAGATTTCCCATGGAGGACTGCTCCCAAGGGCTGTCATATCTCAGCAGCAGAGCGGTGACCAACCTCAACCCCCTGGGATGGAGGGCCAACAGCAACAGGCTGCACAAGCATCGTACTACTTCAACATTCCAGCACCACCAGCAGCGGAGCGGACTCTGTACCCATCCATGGATCCACAGAGGATGGGTGCTATAGTAAAATCACAGGACGGTGAAGGCAAACCAGGGCTGCAGCAAGCCGGGCAAGCTCAGTCATCAAGCAGCTCAGCACAGGGTGGCTATCCTGCACCACCGCCATACTACCATGGTCAGTATCCACCATActatccacctccaccaccatatGGTGGCTACATGCCTCCACTGCGCATGCCCTACCCACCACAATATCCACCTTACCAGCCGATGCTAGCACAACCAGCACAGGCACAGGCTAGTTCATCTCAGCAACCACCGCAAGCAGGTGCAGGACAGCTGCCGCCTCATGGCCCTTCAGCTCAGCAGCCGCCTCATGGCCCTCCAGctcagcagcagccgcagcagccaATTCAGAACTGA
- the LOC136464303 gene encoding cation/H(+) antiporter 15-like isoform X2, protein MLCQCRRGRLHHGQHHGRLWHHGHHPRALRHLSFCAPTSWTTQRYLPHPGIVVGPTVLGRAINLRQLGMRDAGDALGGTIRFVRMVFMFFIGLELDLRYLRRNLRRSLVVACGGSGICFVLAVLAGPFSYGFLHPGQGHFQPSNIYASTVLFAIVLTSTASPVLIRIVTELKLTGSETGQIAIGAAFANDMASLTALSVIIVTHTMYGKVPKEKESSLPAKAAVVAWMALTVWMAVNLAAWVARMLNRLKHGRQYISKYELCGMLLLVVGLSMLEQIMGYSASMMAFLIGLAMPREGPTARTLMDRLAYPVHQLFMPLCFGAIGARLDFAKIGNFTVVQLIVAITFTTLLSMAGKVAGTVLAGRALGITTREAVVLGALLNVKGYSDILAINFGNKINVWGETMQVVLLISSIINTFMAGPASAAIVRQQRRASHYRSRCLEDLSVDHELRMLVCIHDATSVYSMLTLSDLSKGRAPVAVYLLHLVELVTSHKYAITQQLYHARDSGQDEDEWGYAREIEQVASAVATFTYDNAILVRQMTAISNLGSMDTDVRNCVEDARASLVIMPFHKEQRYDGRMVCRHEGRRQLNQRILHRAPCTVGILVERCFANEVMEENHQVVVLFLGGADDREAVSYAIRLAVQPSVIVTVCRFLLPSGRGLSGNPKVMEEAMEDEEFMADLYARFVAPGHVSYMEKYVSNGAETVNALSSMVGTCSLFVVGKGDRAHGSRGMMTSDMGDWDEECQELGPIGELMSSDDLVGCGSVLVLQQHNKHKMKTWNKDNQQQQCHQAQDHQASVVDADVVVDIIGSFSSTSSSSYYSQQAN, encoded by the exons ATGCTCTGTCAATGTCGCCGAGGGCGCCTACATCATGGCCAGCATCATGGTCGTCTCTGGCATCATGGTCACCATCCTCGTGCTCTCCGGCATCTTTCATTCTGTGCTCCGACGTCTTGGACAACCCAGCGTTATCTCCCACATCCTG GCATCGTGGTTGGTCCGACGGTGCTTGGTCGTGCCATAAACCTCCGGCAGCTGGGCATGCGCGACGCCGGCGACGCGCTTGGCGGCACAATTCGCTTCGTTCGCATGGTGTTCATGTTCTTCATCGGCCTCGAGTTGGACCTGCGCTACCTGCGCCGCAACCTACGTCGCTCGCTAGTTGTGGCCTGTGGTGGCTCTGGGATCTGCTTCGTCCTCGCCGTGCTGGCCGGGCCCTTCTCCTATGGCTTCCTGCACCCAGGGCAGGGCCACTTCCAGCCCAGCAACATCTATGCCTCCACCGTGCTCTTCGCGATCGTGCTCACCAGCACCGCCTCACCCGTCCTCATCCGCATCGTCACCGAGCTCAAGCTGACCGGTTCCGAGACCGGACAGATCGCCATCGGCGCCGCCTTCGCCAACGACATGGCCAGCCTCACCGCTCTAAGCGTCATCATTGTCACCCACACCATGTATGGCAAGGTGCCCAAGGAGAAGGAGTCCTCGCTGCCAGCCAAGGCCGCGGTGGTGGCGTGGATGGCACTGACGGTGTGGATGGCCGTGAACCTTGCGGCGTGGGTGGCGCGCATGCTCAACCGGCTCAAGCATGGGAGGCAGTACATCAGCAAGTACGAGCTATGTGGTATGCTGCTCCTTGTTGTGGGCCTCTCAATGCTAGAGCAGATCATGGGCTACAGCGCCTCCATGATGGCCTTCCTCATCGGCCTTGCCATGCCACGCGAGGGCCCAACTGCGCGGACGCTAATGGACCGCCTCGCCTACCCTGTGCACCAGCTCTTCATGCCACTCTGCTTTGGGGCCATCGGTGCTCGCCTCGACTTCGCCAAGATTGGGAACTTCACGGTGGTCCAGCTCATCGTGGCCATTACCTTCACCACATTGTTGAGCATGGCGGGGAAGGTGGCCGGCACTGTGCTGGCAGGGCGGGCATTGGGCATCACCACCCGAGAGGCCGTCGTGCTGGGTGCACTGCTCAACGTCAAGGGCTACTCGGATATCCTCGCCATCAACTTTGGGAATAAGATCAATGTATGGGGAGAGACCATGCAGGTGGTGCTTCTCATATCGTCCATCATCAACACATTCATGGCCGGGCCTGCGTCCGCCGCCATCGTTCGCCAGCAGCGTCGCGCCTCCCACTATCGCTCGCGCTGCCTCGAGGACCTTAGCGTGGACCACGAGCTCCGCATGCTCGTATGCATCCACGACGCCACTAGCGTCTACTCGATGCTCACGCTTAGTGACCTCTCCAAGGGTAGGGCACCGGTCGCCGTGTACCTATTGCACCTTGTCGAGCTCGTGACATCGCACAAGTACGCCATCACGCAGCAGCTGTACCATGCCCGAGACAGTGGCCAGGATGAAGACGAGTGGGGCTACGCGCGTGAGATCGAGCAGGTGGCCTCCGCCGTGGCGACCTTCACCTATGACAATGCCATCCTTGTGCGGCAGATGACGGCCATATCCAACTTGGGTTCCATGGATACAGATGTGCGCAACTGTGTGGAGGATGCGCGTGCGTCGCTAGTGATCATGCCCTTCCACAAGGAGCAACGCTACGATGGACGCATGGTGTGCCGGCATGAGGGGCGGCGCCAACTGAACCAACGGATCCTGCATAGGGCTCCTTGCACGGTGGGGATCCTTGTGGAGCGCTGTTTTGCTAATGAGGTCATGGAAGAGAATCATCAGGTGGTGGTGTTGTTCCTGGGCGGTGCTGATGACAGGGAGGCAGTGTCATATGCAATACGGCTGGCAGTGCAACCATCAGTGATAGTGACTGTGTGCAGGTTCCTTCTTCCAAGCGGAAGGGGTTTATCGGGCAACCCGAAGGTGATGgaggaggccatggaagatgaggaATTCATGGCAGACCTATACGCGAGGTTTGTGGCACCAGGTCACGTATCATACATGGAGAAGTACGTGAGCAATGGCGCGGAGACAGTAAACGCGCTTAGCTCCATGGTGGGTACATGCTCACTCTTCGTCGTGGGAAAGGGCGATAGGGCCCATGGCAGCAGAGGCATGATGACAAGTGACATGGGGGACTGGGATGAAGAATGCCAGGAGCTAGGGCCCATTGGTGAGCTCATGTCCTCGGACGACTTGGTAGGTTGTGGTTCTGTTCTAGTGCTGCAGCAGCataacaagcacaagatgaagacaTGGAACAAGGACAACCAACAACAACAATGTCATCAAGCTCAGGACCACCAAGCTAGTGTAGTCGATGCCGATGTTGTTGTTGACATCATTGGATCCTTCTCCAGCACAAGTAGTAGTAGTTATTATTCACAGCAAGCAAATTGA